The following proteins are co-located in the Sandaracinaceae bacterium genome:
- a CDS encoding SHOCT domain-containing protein, translating into MRALYERTVKSAKSSFQTDRMKDSGAMQQAREAVGRAKAGDSAAAPTGGTSSPAPSGSPDLVSRLRQGKEMLAAGLIDQAEFDALKARILSEM; encoded by the coding sequence ATGCGGGCCCTGTACGAGCGCACGGTCAAGAGCGCCAAGTCGTCGTTCCAGACCGACAGGATGAAGGACAGCGGCGCCATGCAGCAGGCGCGCGAGGCGGTTGGTCGCGCGAAGGCGGGGGACAGCGCCGCGGCCCCGACGGGCGGCACGAGCAGCCCTGCGCCGAGCGGCAGCCCCGACCTCGTCAGCCGGCTCCGGCAGGGCAAAGAGATGCTGGCCGCAGGCTTGATCGACCAAGCGGAGTTCGACGCGCTCAAGGCGCGCATCCTCAGCGAAATGTAG
- a CDS encoding WG repeat-containing protein, with the protein MDIKGKVVVLTGKFSSFGREEATQKLRALGAVVSESLSKKTDVLFAGDKAGSKKDKADKLGVMVLGEAELLEVLRSGANPAPTDVDAKLAPTGTQGATPAQRAAAPLAAGRDASSFVRALEAQIREKGHLLNEPRAIALGLDGAPDIIRSLADALATHGYHIDLGEFDLWPAHSVDSLADAIAQSLDALDEDPDAALAGLDPTKTLRLGADGGGMSEFGVAWADDTITIIVVELEDPTPDNLVARYHSTSAFFAFLRDRLDAREAPEVDADLPFDPDGLADLADRIQPGSGNRFVAPPSAADLRFATYFADPAVTASLRKKALAAAKKGQVGLAPIVGFTSASVPSDTAREEPLRWPGAGRDVLFVPHEDGRERVLITEHGASTGQELSLPSTRSYRDLAALSPDGRKLLVGSPVCMRVVDLVSGDARVVLQGPQQVGVVWLDREFVGVLTRAGDHALDPQDPDVAELPAVKKLGNVTTLPAMRTPGLLHVLSEHSGKLVASLQINAESIERVPALSALCVRREPPDEKSWGTLFLRTDGSRLTSIAKLPCDIGALTTDGSMLRGSHGFEILGLEAAARSTTVADHRKFIDGMKLEPTPPPPSQSKRLGHTIELSLTDEWGTTTPEALAANHDWIQSSTVSGLALATRRVGDEHEISLVNVGDGSTVTVVPPLRMKSLEYAWAWDGSRVLLWEGQVVHELLPSGAWRTLPMLPGPVLSVAAVRDGETAILHRGKDLDAQLDVYDATGALHWFVDVFSHDAMWSMNQGTLLVIGAAHAHAENAGIHLWTLGTDGPRLLQAQPMSLPVRDVLSAGDTTFVELVDGARYKLENATVPSLDPASAIVRKLDTRTGVGWRYGYIDKAGEWVVAPVWEMLDKWQGGCGRAGSFQRLGLIGADGRHRTSASFKLIHPFVEGVAPAATANGPMGALAPDGSWVLEPVFDFVGDVSGGCVRTGRGGVYALRTLSGDVLADGFKRLYAFSDGLAYAEREGQAGFLKPDGTWAFEGPFTETTGFVDGVAGVKFETDWGLVRADGTRVPGTYEQLGRGRLGTGSFIAVARRGSDWGYVNGAGELMADYQFKAAYGFRGELAPVVLHSGAGAYVTSAGKVLQGTNWKTYSITSALAWFSVNGKFGALTADGTIVHEPTFDAVENFSEGLVPVKNAGKWALMDESGRIVMPPVHDLLRSPSDGRIAFQAGTKWGYLDMEGKVVVEPKFAEALSFYEGYAMARPG; encoded by the coding sequence GTGGACATCAAAGGCAAGGTCGTCGTTCTCACCGGGAAGTTCTCGTCGTTCGGGCGGGAAGAGGCGACGCAGAAGCTGCGGGCGCTCGGCGCCGTCGTGAGCGAGTCGCTCTCGAAGAAGACGGACGTGTTGTTCGCCGGTGACAAGGCGGGGTCCAAGAAGGACAAGGCGGACAAGCTCGGGGTGATGGTGCTGGGGGAGGCCGAGCTGCTGGAGGTGCTGCGGTCCGGTGCGAACCCTGCGCCCACCGACGTCGATGCGAAGCTCGCGCCCACGGGCACGCAAGGGGCAACGCCAGCCCAGCGCGCAGCGGCTCCCCTCGCCGCCGGCCGTGATGCCTCGAGCTTCGTCCGCGCGCTGGAGGCCCAGATCCGCGAGAAGGGTCACCTGCTCAACGAGCCGCGCGCCATCGCGCTCGGGCTGGACGGCGCGCCGGACATCATCCGGAGCCTGGCGGACGCGCTCGCCACACACGGCTATCACATCGACCTCGGGGAGTTCGACCTGTGGCCCGCTCATTCCGTGGACTCACTGGCGGACGCCATCGCCCAGTCGCTCGACGCGCTGGATGAGGACCCTGACGCCGCTCTCGCAGGGCTCGATCCCACCAAGACACTCCGGCTCGGCGCCGACGGTGGCGGCATGAGCGAGTTCGGGGTCGCGTGGGCAGACGACACCATCACCATCATCGTCGTGGAGCTGGAGGACCCCACTCCGGACAACCTCGTCGCCCGCTACCACAGCACGAGCGCGTTCTTCGCGTTCCTACGCGACCGGCTGGACGCACGAGAGGCGCCCGAGGTCGACGCAGACCTACCCTTCGATCCCGATGGCTTGGCGGACTTGGCCGACCGCATCCAGCCCGGCTCCGGAAACCGATTCGTCGCGCCCCCCTCCGCCGCCGACCTCCGCTTCGCCACGTACTTCGCGGACCCCGCCGTCACGGCCAGTCTCCGCAAGAAGGCGCTGGCTGCCGCCAAGAAGGGTCAGGTCGGCCTCGCGCCCATCGTGGGGTTCACCAGCGCTTCCGTGCCGAGCGACACCGCGCGTGAGGAGCCGCTGCGCTGGCCAGGCGCAGGGCGCGACGTGCTGTTCGTGCCGCACGAGGACGGCCGAGAGCGCGTCCTGATCACCGAGCATGGCGCCTCCACCGGTCAGGAGCTCTCGCTCCCCTCGACACGCTCGTATCGCGATCTGGCTGCGCTGTCGCCGGATGGTCGAAAGCTGCTGGTGGGGTCACCCGTCTGCATGCGCGTCGTCGACCTCGTTTCCGGTGATGCGCGCGTGGTGCTGCAGGGGCCACAGCAGGTCGGGGTGGTGTGGCTCGACCGCGAGTTCGTCGGCGTGCTGACGCGCGCCGGGGACCATGCGCTCGATCCCCAGGACCCCGACGTGGCGGAGCTTCCCGCGGTCAAGAAGCTCGGGAACGTGACCACGCTCCCCGCCATGCGCACGCCCGGCCTGCTACACGTGCTCAGCGAGCACTCGGGGAAGCTCGTCGCGAGCCTGCAGATCAACGCCGAGTCCATCGAGCGGGTGCCCGCTCTTTCCGCGCTCTGTGTCCGTCGTGAGCCACCCGATGAGAAGTCCTGGGGCACGCTGTTCCTGCGCACGGACGGGAGTCGTCTGACCAGCATCGCCAAGCTCCCCTGTGACATCGGCGCGCTGACGACCGATGGGTCGATGCTGCGAGGCAGCCATGGGTTCGAGATCCTGGGGCTCGAGGCGGCCGCTCGGAGCACGACGGTGGCAGACCACCGGAAGTTCATCGACGGGATGAAGCTCGAGCCGACACCGCCACCGCCGAGCCAGAGCAAGCGCTTGGGGCACACCATCGAGCTCTCGCTGACGGACGAGTGGGGCACGACGACGCCCGAGGCGTTGGCCGCCAACCACGACTGGATACAGTCGTCCACCGTGAGTGGCCTCGCGCTCGCGACACGACGCGTGGGGGATGAGCACGAGATCTCGTTGGTGAACGTGGGCGATGGGAGCACGGTGACGGTGGTCCCACCGCTTCGCATGAAGTCGCTCGAGTACGCGTGGGCATGGGACGGCTCGCGGGTGCTCTTGTGGGAGGGTCAGGTGGTCCACGAGCTGCTCCCCTCCGGCGCCTGGCGCACGCTGCCGATGCTTCCCGGTCCCGTGCTCTCGGTGGCTGCGGTGCGCGACGGCGAGACGGCCATCCTGCATCGTGGCAAAGACCTCGACGCGCAGCTGGACGTGTACGACGCGACGGGTGCGCTCCACTGGTTCGTGGACGTCTTCTCGCACGACGCCATGTGGAGCATGAACCAAGGCACCCTCTTGGTGATCGGTGCGGCACATGCTCATGCGGAGAACGCGGGCATTCACCTGTGGACGCTCGGGACCGACGGTCCGCGCCTGCTCCAGGCACAACCCATGTCGTTGCCAGTGCGCGACGTGCTGAGCGCGGGCGACACCACGTTCGTGGAGCTGGTGGATGGTGCTCGCTACAAGCTGGAGAACGCGACCGTGCCTTCGCTGGACCCGGCGTCCGCCATCGTCAGGAAGCTCGACACGCGTACCGGGGTGGGTTGGCGCTACGGCTACATCGACAAGGCGGGGGAGTGGGTGGTCGCGCCGGTGTGGGAGATGCTCGACAAGTGGCAGGGGGGATGTGGCCGAGCGGGGTCCTTTCAGCGCCTTGGCTTGATCGGCGCGGACGGGCGACACCGGACCTCCGCGAGCTTCAAGCTGATTCATCCGTTCGTGGAAGGGGTGGCGCCAGCGGCCACCGCCAACGGTCCCATGGGCGCGCTCGCGCCGGACGGCAGCTGGGTGTTGGAGCCCGTCTTCGACTTCGTCGGGGACGTGTCGGGAGGCTGCGTCCGAACCGGTCGCGGTGGGGTCTATGCGCTGCGGACGCTGTCTGGGGACGTGCTCGCTGACGGCTTCAAGAGGCTCTACGCGTTCTCGGACGGTCTCGCCTACGCCGAGCGAGAAGGGCAGGCTGGCTTCCTGAAGCCTGACGGAACGTGGGCCTTCGAGGGTCCGTTCACCGAGACGACGGGCTTCGTGGACGGCGTGGCCGGCGTGAAGTTCGAGACGGACTGGGGTCTGGTACGCGCCGATGGAACCCGGGTACCCGGCACCTACGAGCAGTTGGGGAGAGGTCGTCTCGGGACGGGCTCGTTCATCGCGGTCGCGCGTAGAGGCTCCGACTGGGGCTACGTCAACGGTGCGGGTGAGCTGATGGCGGACTACCAGTTCAAGGCCGCGTACGGGTTTCGCGGTGAGCTGGCTCCGGTGGTTCTCCACTCGGGTGCGGGCGCCTACGTGACCTCCGCGGGCAAGGTCTTGCAGGGCACGAACTGGAAGACCTACAGCATCACCTCGGCGCTCGCCTGGTTCAGCGTCAATGGAAAGTTCGGCGCGCTGACCGCCGACGGCACCATCGTGCACGAGCCCACCTTCGACGCGGTCGAGAACTTCTCCGAGGGCTTGGTGCCCGTGAAGAACGCTGGAAAATGGGCGTTGATGGACGAGTCGGGCCGCATCGTCATGCCACCCGTCCACGACTTGCTCCGGTCGCCGTCCGACGGGCGAATCGCCTTTCAAGCGGGGACCAAGTGGGGCTACCTCGACATGGAGGGCAAGGTCGTGGTGGAGCCCAAGTTCGCCGAAGCGCTCAGCTTCTACGAAGGCTACGCCATGGCACGCCCCGGATGA
- a CDS encoding VCBS repeat-containing protein encodes MIRSLFARSGHGTHAAPRPTHASRPISSALPLAAALVCASCGGGGGGGPGMLGSEPAPLPSPSCAAAPSGGSTTVAEPTLVRTLFNRYREGWSGSPALVDLDGDGTVEIIVPRHDRVLVWHADGTLVHELEVEGRIWSSPVVVDLLPDTPGLEFAVAARGRIYAYDAEGNALPEFPTNVRDELRSLAAGDIDGDGEFELVASTTQRLEGGGQRDVVFAVEADGSDVDGFPPNTTGASGCDDACYVTGAFDQNVGLGDLNGDDIVDVVVPHDNAYLSIHDGTGRAFDAASIFRNRTKVLGVRFLHDYAEAQQGYAEQESTALQAHFTNSSPVVANLDGTGGNELIVLGSVQNASQSNRLQGVALWVVNPDGTRPTNWLEPYHVPDYRAGLWDFDGTNVVGQNNSVAVLDLDPTSAGLEVVFAGFDGRIHALNARGERTWVYAYTQSNRVLTGGVVAADLSGDGVPEIVFASYSPDDDESHLFVLDAGGNLLHQLPLPDRGAMPIPSIADVNGNGTLEIVVSLKDGVDGERQVLIYEIPGSSTNCLPWPTARGNLRRDGYVP; translated from the coding sequence ATGATTCGTTCGCTTTTCGCTCGCTCGGGTCACGGCACGCACGCTGCCCCGCGCCCCACCCACGCCTCACGGCCCATCTCGTCCGCGCTCCCCCTCGCCGCCGCGCTCGTCTGCGCCAGCTGCGGCGGTGGCGGCGGCGGTGGGCCCGGCATGCTGGGCAGCGAGCCAGCGCCCCTGCCCTCGCCCAGCTGCGCGGCGGCCCCCAGCGGCGGCAGCACCACCGTCGCCGAGCCCACGCTCGTGCGCACCCTGTTCAACCGCTACCGCGAAGGCTGGTCGGGCTCCCCCGCGCTGGTGGACCTCGACGGTGACGGCACCGTGGAGATCATCGTCCCGCGCCACGACCGCGTGCTGGTCTGGCACGCCGACGGAACGCTGGTGCACGAGCTCGAAGTGGAAGGCCGCATCTGGAGCAGCCCGGTGGTGGTGGATCTCCTGCCCGACACCCCCGGCCTCGAGTTCGCGGTGGCCGCGCGGGGGCGCATCTACGCCTACGACGCGGAGGGCAACGCCCTGCCCGAGTTCCCCACCAACGTGCGCGACGAGCTGCGCAGCCTGGCCGCGGGCGACATCGACGGCGACGGCGAATTCGAGCTCGTGGCCTCCACCACGCAGCGCCTCGAAGGCGGCGGGCAGCGCGACGTGGTCTTCGCCGTGGAGGCCGACGGCAGCGACGTGGACGGCTTCCCGCCCAACACCACGGGCGCCTCGGGCTGCGACGACGCCTGCTACGTCACCGGCGCGTTCGACCAGAACGTGGGGCTCGGCGACCTGAACGGAGACGACATCGTCGACGTCGTCGTCCCGCACGACAACGCCTACCTCAGCATCCACGACGGCACGGGGCGCGCGTTCGACGCGGCCTCCATCTTCCGCAACCGCACCAAGGTGCTGGGTGTGCGCTTCCTCCACGACTACGCCGAAGCGCAGCAGGGCTACGCCGAGCAGGAGAGCACCGCGCTCCAAGCGCACTTCACCAACAGCTCGCCCGTCGTCGCCAACCTCGACGGCACGGGCGGGAACGAGCTCATCGTGCTGGGCTCCGTGCAGAACGCGTCGCAGAGCAACCGCCTGCAAGGCGTCGCGCTGTGGGTCGTCAACCCCGACGGGACGCGCCCCACCAACTGGCTCGAGCCCTACCACGTGCCGGACTACCGCGCGGGCCTGTGGGACTTCGACGGCACCAACGTGGTCGGCCAGAACAACAGCGTCGCCGTGCTGGACCTGGACCCCACCAGCGCCGGGCTCGAGGTGGTCTTCGCGGGCTTCGACGGGCGCATTCACGCGCTGAACGCGCGCGGCGAGCGCACCTGGGTCTACGCCTACACGCAGAGCAACCGCGTGCTGACGGGCGGCGTGGTGGCGGCGGACCTCTCGGGCGACGGCGTGCCCGAGATCGTGTTCGCTTCGTACTCTCCCGACGATGACGAGAGCCACCTGTTCGTGCTGGACGCGGGCGGCAACCTGCTGCACCAGCTGCCCCTGCCGGACCGCGGCGCCATGCCCATCCCCAGCATCGCGGACGTGAACGGCAACGGCACGCTCGAGATCGTGGTGAGCCTCAAGGACGGCGTGGACGGCGAGCGCCAGGTGCTGATCTACGAGATCCCGGGCTCGTCCACCAACTGCCTCCCGTGGCCCACGGCGCGCGGCAACCTGCGACGCGACGGATACGTTCCGTAG
- a CDS encoding cytochrome P450 yields the protein MTERRQIDLLAHATHSGPDAFETYRYLREEAPVYYDEANALWAVSRYEDVCHVARHPELFTSTEGNLPHMPADASMINQDGRQHTLQRGLVSKGFTPRRMRELADHIRLVTNELIDDLGTRTECEAVSELAARLPLRVIGEMLGLPHADHEHILHLTDIMVAGGSGPDYVTEEVDDAFTEFIDYHEREMALRREARTDDLLSLWLDAEIDGEKLEEDQMIFEHLLLFVGGSESTRSAISGGLLELMRHPEQRQYLIENRHDEAIMQNAVDEIIRWVTPFIRMCRTIVEPVELHGVTLTPDEKIMMIYPAACRDPRVYDRPDEFDVKRVHPKHHVAFGYGQHFCLGANLARLEVRIFFEELLGRMPDFALPKGQRPERLPSSFMRSLRRLPMVFSAPGPRRGA from the coding sequence ATGACTGAGCGCCGCCAGATCGACCTGCTCGCCCACGCCACGCACTCGGGGCCCGATGCCTTCGAGACCTACCGCTACCTGCGCGAAGAGGCCCCCGTCTACTACGACGAGGCGAACGCGCTGTGGGCCGTGAGCCGCTACGAGGACGTGTGCCACGTAGCGCGCCACCCGGAGCTGTTCACGTCCACCGAGGGCAACCTGCCGCACATGCCGGCGGACGCGTCCATGATCAACCAGGACGGGCGGCAACACACGCTGCAGCGCGGGCTGGTGAGCAAGGGCTTCACGCCCCGGCGCATGCGCGAGCTGGCCGACCACATCCGGCTCGTCACCAACGAGCTGATCGACGACCTGGGCACGCGCACCGAGTGCGAGGCCGTGAGCGAGCTGGCCGCGCGCCTGCCGCTGCGCGTGATCGGCGAGATGCTCGGGCTGCCTCACGCCGACCACGAGCACATCCTGCACCTCACGGACATCATGGTCGCGGGCGGCTCCGGTCCCGACTACGTCACCGAGGAAGTGGACGACGCGTTCACGGAGTTCATCGACTACCACGAGCGGGAGATGGCGCTACGCCGCGAGGCGCGCACGGACGATCTCTTGAGCTTGTGGCTGGACGCGGAGATCGACGGCGAGAAGCTCGAGGAAGACCAGATGATCTTCGAGCACCTGCTGCTGTTCGTGGGCGGCAGCGAGAGCACGCGCAGCGCCATCAGCGGCGGCCTGTTGGAGCTCATGCGCCACCCCGAGCAGCGGCAGTACCTGATCGAGAACCGCCACGACGAGGCCATCATGCAGAACGCGGTGGACGAGATCATCCGCTGGGTCACCCCCTTCATCCGCATGTGCCGCACCATCGTCGAGCCCGTCGAGCTGCACGGCGTCACGCTGACCCCGGACGAGAAGATCATGATGATCTACCCCGCCGCGTGCCGCGACCCACGCGTCTACGACCGCCCGGACGAGTTCGACGTGAAGCGCGTGCACCCCAAGCACCACGTGGCGTTCGGCTACGGGCAGCACTTCTGCCTGGGCGCCAACCTGGCGCGCCTCGAGGTGCGCATCTTCTTCGAGGAGCTGCTCGGCCGGATGCCCGACTTCGCGCTGCCAAAAGGTCAGCGGCCCGAACGTCTCCCCAGCAGCTTCATGCGCTCGCTCCGGCGCCTGCCGATGGTATTCTCCGCGCCCGGACCGCGACGGGGTGCGTAG
- a CDS encoding Ppx/GppA family phosphatase, whose protein sequence is MPLFAAIDVGSNAMRLQIAQATDPHRISTFRSERVPVRLGHSVFQTGSLDPAVIDQAVETMRFFADAMDEADVQNYRAVVTASARGAKNGRVLIDRIRDEAGLTLSPIDGAEEARLVTMAVRSKMALGEYALLMDLGGGSLEVTHIENEQTDFCFSLPIGTVRLLEAFLEGDGVVTPKQEKLVREYLDRVLEPHRKDLRLRKWDAVVGTGGNLEAIAKLCPAKDAIAGQPTIDVAKAKTMLTTMSAMSAKKRERRYTIKPDRADVIVPALQVVTRIASLAKVNRIAAPGVGVKDGILTELIAKHYRVWDYSTERDKLLAAGLQLGRRYHFDERHAMRVSALTLELFDALQSVHGLSEEDRGTLRLAALLHDVGDFLNPSGHHKHSEYIIESSEVMGLPLERRKVIAQVARYHRRSFPTTRHSKFKALDEATRERVRRMSAILRIGDALDRGHRSKVEGLTVDVGPKGVQIAVNASEDTSLEVWTAERKADLFTEVFGLPVKLSAADA, encoded by the coding sequence ATGCCGCTCTTCGCTGCCATCGACGTGGGCTCCAACGCCATGCGTCTCCAGATCGCGCAGGCGACCGACCCCCACCGCATCAGCACCTTCCGCAGCGAGCGTGTGCCCGTGCGCCTAGGGCACTCCGTGTTCCAGACGGGCAGCCTGGACCCGGCCGTCATCGACCAGGCCGTCGAGACCATGCGCTTCTTCGCGGACGCCATGGACGAAGCGGACGTGCAGAACTACCGCGCCGTGGTCACCGCCTCGGCGCGAGGCGCGAAGAACGGCAGGGTGCTGATCGACCGCATCCGCGACGAGGCCGGCCTCACGCTCAGCCCCATCGACGGCGCGGAGGAGGCGCGCCTCGTGACCATGGCCGTCCGCAGCAAGATGGCCCTCGGCGAGTACGCGCTGCTGATGGACCTGGGCGGCGGGAGCCTCGAGGTGACCCACATCGAGAACGAGCAGACGGACTTCTGCTTCTCGCTCCCCATCGGCACCGTGCGCCTGCTGGAGGCCTTCCTGGAAGGCGACGGCGTGGTGACGCCCAAGCAGGAGAAGCTGGTGCGCGAGTACCTCGACCGCGTGCTCGAGCCACACCGCAAGGACCTGCGCCTGCGCAAGTGGGATGCGGTGGTGGGCACGGGCGGCAACCTCGAGGCCATCGCCAAGCTGTGCCCCGCGAAGGACGCCATCGCCGGACAGCCCACCATCGACGTGGCCAAGGCCAAGACGATGCTCACCACGATGAGCGCGATGAGCGCCAAGAAGCGCGAGCGTCGCTACACCATCAAGCCGGACCGCGCGGACGTCATCGTGCCCGCGCTGCAGGTGGTCACGCGCATCGCCTCGCTCGCCAAAGTCAACCGCATCGCGGCGCCGGGCGTGGGGGTCAAGGACGGCATCCTCACGGAGCTCATCGCCAAGCACTACCGCGTCTGGGACTACAGCACCGAGCGCGACAAGCTGCTGGCGGCGGGGCTCCAGCTGGGCCGCCGCTACCACTTCGACGAGCGCCACGCGATGCGCGTCAGCGCGCTGACCCTCGAGCTGTTCGACGCGCTCCAGTCCGTGCACGGCCTCAGCGAGGAAGACCGCGGGACGCTGCGGCTCGCGGCGCTGCTGCACGACGTGGGCGACTTCCTGAACCCCTCGGGACACCACAAGCACTCCGAGTACATCATCGAGTCCAGCGAGGTGATGGGCCTCCCGCTCGAGCGCCGCAAGGTCATCGCGCAGGTGGCGCGCTATCACCGACGCTCGTTCCCCACCACGCGCCACAGCAAGTTCAAGGCTCTCGACGAGGCCACCCGCGAGAGGGTGCGGCGCATGTCCGCCATCTTGCGCATCGGCGACGCGCTCGACCGCGGGCACCGCAGCAAGGTGGAGGGTCTGACCGTCGATGTGGGCCCGAAGGGCGTGCAGATCGCCGTGAACGCAAGCGAAGACACCTCCCTCGAGGTGTGGACCGCCGAGCGCAAGGCCGACCTGTTCACGGAGGTGTTCGGCCTGCCCGTGAAGCTCTCGGCCGCGGACGCCTGA
- a CDS encoding protein kinase, with protein MTERKSSARTSTKDTLLGKVVAGRYRLEARLGEGGMGVVYRARHVLIERVVALKLIRPDLRGETHLRAWMLREARAANRVDHAHIVDIHDVGETEEGDLYLVMEYLLGSSLSSEIAKGPMPITRAVDVLEQMCAALARAHDLGVVHRDLKSDNIMLTVRGGRQDFVKILDFGLAALARDPRLAPKGAVFGTPEYMAPEQARGEDAQASSDLYALGILFYEMVTGRLPFRSSDREELLEMQRTAPAPDPRKLRPELPEGARAIILKLLEKDSAKRFRDGHHLLEELKSVQRALPSTPWDLRMSEAPVGPPPPPPAPTPGVVEWSRRAANFLRATARAYPNGRAPEKVQQSADRMWELAARASRLEGELASHSRKLEAIEKRGRALRAEIGRKVEELAGEESRALREAALERERAHDMTERSQAARAAYDRHRAVVDQGKADARMYEALGAERARIETFNQIHGEYSERAVIKETYGAGLRKQIDDLKNQLIRYSEALENDLQAGRDRIATRVREALGYEKGFQEASSVLLEHLRDKPECRELLEEAIEAGAENSSAAPNGV; from the coding sequence ATGACCGAACGCAAATCATCCGCACGGACGAGCACGAAAGACACTCTCCTCGGCAAGGTGGTCGCCGGTCGGTACCGCCTCGAGGCGCGCCTCGGCGAGGGCGGGATGGGGGTGGTCTACCGCGCGCGTCACGTCCTCATCGAGCGCGTCGTCGCGCTGAAGCTCATCCGCCCCGATCTCCGCGGTGAGACCCACCTGCGCGCGTGGATGCTGCGCGAGGCGCGGGCGGCCAACCGCGTCGACCACGCGCACATCGTGGACATCCACGACGTGGGCGAGACCGAAGAGGGCGACCTCTATCTGGTGATGGAGTACCTGCTCGGCAGCTCGCTCTCGAGCGAGATCGCCAAGGGGCCGATGCCCATCACGCGCGCGGTCGACGTGCTCGAGCAGATGTGCGCCGCGCTCGCGCGCGCTCACGACCTCGGGGTGGTGCACCGCGACCTCAAGAGCGACAACATCATGCTGACGGTGCGGGGTGGCCGTCAGGACTTCGTGAAGATCCTGGACTTCGGCTTGGCTGCGCTCGCACGCGATCCGCGCCTGGCGCCGAAGGGCGCGGTGTTCGGCACGCCGGAGTACATGGCGCCGGAGCAGGCGCGTGGGGAAGACGCGCAGGCCAGCAGCGATCTGTACGCGCTCGGCATCTTGTTCTACGAGATGGTGACGGGGCGCTTGCCGTTCCGGTCCAGCGACCGCGAGGAGCTGCTCGAGATGCAGCGCACCGCGCCAGCGCCCGACCCGCGCAAGCTGCGGCCCGAGCTGCCCGAGGGGGCGCGCGCCATCATCCTGAAGCTGCTGGAGAAGGACTCCGCCAAGCGCTTCCGCGACGGTCACCACCTGCTCGAGGAGCTCAAGTCCGTGCAGCGCGCGTTGCCGTCCACGCCGTGGGACCTGCGCATGAGCGAGGCGCCCGTGGGTCCGCCGCCGCCGCCGCCTGCGCCGACGCCGGGCGTGGTCGAGTGGAGCCGTCGCGCGGCGAACTTCCTGCGCGCCACGGCCCGCGCATATCCGAACGGGCGCGCGCCCGAGAAGGTGCAGCAGTCGGCCGACCGCATGTGGGAGCTCGCGGCGCGGGCGTCCCGCCTCGAGGGTGAGTTGGCGTCGCACTCGCGCAAGCTCGAGGCCATCGAGAAGCGCGGTCGCGCGCTGCGCGCCGAGATCGGTCGTAAGGTCGAGGAGCTGGCAGGCGAGGAGTCCCGCGCCTTGCGTGAGGCGGCGCTCGAGCGCGAGCGCGCCCACGACATGACCGAGCGCTCCCAGGCGGCGCGCGCCGCGTACGACCGGCACCGCGCCGTGGTGGACCAGGGCAAGGCGGACGCGCGCATGTACGAAGCGCTGGGCGCCGAGCGAGCGCGCATCGAGACGTTCAATCAGATCCACGGCGAATACAGCGAGCGCGCCGTCATCAAGGAGACGTACGGCGCGGGGCTGCGCAAGCAGATCGACGATCTGAAGAACCAGCTCATCCGCTACAGCGAGGCGCTCGAGAACGACCTGCAGGCGGGTCGCGACCGCATCGCCACGCGCGTGCGTGAGGCGCTCGGCTACGAGAAGGGCTTCCAAGAGGCCAGCTCCGTGCTGCTAGAGCACCTGCGCGACAAGCCCGAGTGCCGCGAGCTGCTCGAAGAGGCCATCGAGGCCGGCGCAGAGAACTCCAGCGCTGCGCCCAACGGCGTGTAG